From Strongyloides ratti genome assembly S_ratti_ED321, scaffold srae_chrx_scaffold0000002:
taatattaaatgtgTTCTGGTATGGAAATGAATGTGtgtgaatataaaaaaatgttgtttttttttggatttttttactttttaccAAATCGTAtaaattcaaatttatttctacGTTTTTCAACCAATCGTGGATGTCCTTCATTTAGAAATACTCCATGATTCATAATTGCATATTGTTCAAGAAGATCAAGAGAAGATGTGAGATCATGATATATTTTACGAAGAACAAAGTCGTCATTTTCCCTTGAATCACTTATTCCACTATTTATTGTTCCTCTGGAAgctataaattttaaataattttaaaaaatgtttaattttaatatttaattaaaataaaaattatactataCAATAacacaaattttattataaatattaaataccTTCATCGTGTACTGTATCAACAGCTACAACAcaattgaaatataaaaatccaAATAATATAGCaatgaaaatgtttttattcatgattatttctttttttgaatctaaaaaaaatttttaacaaaaaatatatatatgaaatatgaaatatatatatatgaataataaaatgaatgtttttaaagttaataaaaatgtaaaaatatatttagtggtaaaataaaatttcttggctatttatagtatttttaaagttcAATTTTTCCGcctaaaatacaaaattactCATCTATTGTATCTAAAATTTTGAGTTAATAAGGCATAACAAATAATGAAAAGAGTAATGTTATATCATGTTTGCCAAAGAAATGTTTCCGGTATTTGAAAGTTTTATCTATTTTCTAAccaaaaattactttaatttattcatctaaaaaaaagataaaatgcGTGATTTCTTAATATTGGCTTTTGAAAAGATTAAATATAGATAATTAAAGAATAGAAATTTGGTAGATGATGttattatatgatatatattttaaaaaaattaaaaataaaaatacttccTTAAATCGAATTTGAGTAATtgtttgatataaaataaaagtatcaaaccacttatcaaaatatctttgaaaaattttatacacaTTATTTCcgttatcttttatttattttatataaagaattattatgacatgcaataaatgataaaaaatatacatcatcttatttaaagttttattctATTCTAAagatgaataaaaatttaattgccttcaaatttatacattctaagaacatttttttaaattgttattttttgtttatatacaAATGTATTGTTTAAGTTAagttaaaagataaaataaaattgtataatgatatcattaaaataactgTAATATTATGGTATAAAAGTTGTTAATAGtattttaagatattaaaataataatattatattacaaaataaaataatttttattttacaaaattatggTTTAGCATATAATCATACAACAAAGgagtaaaaattatatatatatataggtTATCAAAAATGTAAAACTTGAAAACAAccatatatttaaagaagaattctatataaaaaaaatctgtTGCCAAAATGTAATTcttcataaatattatctcataaaatattaattatataaaagtatccAATTTCCAATgccataaaatttattatatcatctctttcatattaatatttatgtcGTACaaatgtagaaaaaaaaaaaagaaaaaaactttaaaaaaagtaaaaagcTAAAATTAGGAAGCTTCAAATGAAATTATACTTGaatcataattaaaaataaattttattgttaaacaaatttttttattttattctttttttttaaccaaatctaataaattcattttttcttttatttgcAGTATGTATATcatcattatcatttatatcaaaaattgaataaattggtaacattttgttatttaattcattattaaagttgtttatatttttttttttaaatctaataaattcatttttcCTTTTTCCAAAACgaataaattcatttttgCGCTTTTGAAGTGAAGctatatcaaatattttgtaaatatctataaatattatattatttataataaaaaaacaaatgaaaattaaaaatgttaattacCGTTTTGATCAGGTAAATTAATAAGATTTTCACTATTAATTTCATTGTCTAatggaaaattttttgtcatatatttaatttgacGAAGATCATCTGTATTCttagaaaaatttacttGAAGAAGTGTTATAAgatatacaattaaaaatgtatatctAAACCATCCAACGTGAGAAGATGCCATATTTGATAGAAATAaacctaaaaaaaatgtatatattaaaaaagttaattattttaatcataaatattagacaatgatttcatttaaatagaataaaataaaataattttaaaaattttaaggtataatattattttcaatataaacGCCTTAACAATTTCCTGTTTATTTAGATATTAATTATAGTGATTACACAATCTAGACTAtaggtaataaaaaaatttatattttaaattacgtccaattatcatataaaaaaaaagttaattattgcttttaaaaatttgttactgaaaattattatcttaaaaattaaatacaattttttaataaacaccTCTTATTTTGAAGCAATTTaatatgttatttattattaattttatacgATACCacttatctttaaaaataatttacaagaacaattatgttttttttctttatataaaataattaaaattaaatattcattaaactaaatgtaatttaaactttttttataaagtttaattactttttttttaacaaaaattattattctaaaaaaaatacaatctatttttataatttacaaaagtgcaaaacttttattttatatacgtacattattacaataattttataaaaataaattttttcacaatacattaaaaatcctcattataatttttatgagaacatttagttttaaacatatcttaattataagataattattgaaatataatcatttcaaaaatgttaatttattttttcattatttgatatttaaatataaatatgatgttaaaatataaatttatgataTGTAATGTGAATGAATCTTTAGTCAAGGAATGTTTATTCTTGTATCATCTCATGGATACCAAGATAAACAATCCCAGAAGAAAGAAACGTTAACAataacataatatatataattgtagaaaaaaaaattttttttttttcaaaattgaAAACTGTTGAAATGATTGAATAAAAtgtaatgttaaaattttgtttatatattatattaagatTGAACCATATTACAGGATTGTGtctttgtttaataaaatacaatGCTCGTTTAATtgattcttttatttatttctttcatTATTCTTAggttattaaaagtattttaaacaaaGACAATCTAAAAGAATTAGAATTTTATTGctatattataaaacaaacCTTTGTTTCAAGAAGCGcctaaaatttaaatacaaatgagaataaagatttaactttactaacaattaaataaaattaaaaatgattttatataaaatattatattaaaaagtaatttattaaaataaaaaaaaaaaaatttttttttcttacctatgataaaaaaattaaaaatatttgtagcattaaatataaaaaaaaagaaaacatatttaaagaaatttatcacgtaaatatttttatattaattatatttaatatttatctaactataattgtataatatatacataaaattgttaaaaataataaatattaaaaatattttaaattaataaaaatataaatttgttaatatattaaaatattaaaaaagatatatatatatatatatacttaataTACCTTATTAAcctaatttataatttttgatagaTGGAATAATGTGATacttttttgatttatactatttaatatatattaaatatctaataaatataatctcaattttaatatatttataaattaaacaataattatagtaaaaatcTTACTTTAAATACAACCTGATAATTTAATTCTTTGTTAAGAAATAGGTGGTTAATTGAATTTACTATATTATCAACCTAATTGTTTTGAAATTATAACATCTATAGGAAAAAAGGACAAGATGCTTGGAATGACAAACTTCGacatataaaaatcttttatgtttaataagataaatatatatactaatGTGACAGACGTGGACAATACCACAATTTTAAAAGGTTActaattaaagaaataaaattaaagtaattattttattaaacattttaatgatGATTTTAAGTGTAGATTAGATATTTCAattgattaaatatataaaatttgtaagtcttcttttaatatcattaaaaaaaaagaagaaattttaaattgatttattacaaataacttactttattttaaaataaaaattaagataatatctttaaattattttatattatattacaaagtataaaatttgatatattgTTAAAGTCTATTCATCATTTATTCATAGACAACATTTAccaaatttttcaatattcaaaagtaaaatattacaagTGTATgatcataaataaaattatatactttataaaaattaaataataaaaatattcaaattaaaGAGGTAAGAAGTTTGAAGGCCAgtacattttaaaagtattatgtTCATGACTACCAAACTTCTAacatcattaattttttttataaatagaaatataagaagtaaaatttaataataaaatttttttttttaaatttaaaaataaaaaaaaaaaacttttaatgtattcttttaatttaaaatgacaAAATCTATAAAAATCATCTCTTTTTAAAAGCcgttaattttgttttttttactcATTTATTCTTCTTATtcatttgtt
This genomic window contains:
- a CDS encoding FMRFamide-related peptide-like family-containing protein, encoding MASSHVGWFRYTFLIVYLITLLQVNFSKNTDDLRQIKYMTKNFPLDNEINSENLINLPDQNDIYKIFDIASLQKRKNEFIRFGKRKNEFIRFKKKNINNFNNELNNKMLPIYSIFDINDNDDIHTANKRKNEFIRFG